In Amycolatopsis endophytica, the following are encoded in one genomic region:
- the trpB gene encoding tryptophan synthase subunit beta: protein MSEHEQHGAHDPDERGYWGPYGGRFMPEALVGVVDEVSAEYDKARLDPDFEAEFKRLLRDYAGRPSLLTEAERFAEHAGGARIFLKREDLNHTGSHKINNVLGQALLTKRMGKKRVIAETGAGQHGVATATACALMGLECVVYMGEVDTERQALNVARMRLLGAQVVPVKSGSRTLKDAINETLRDWVTNSGTTHYIFGTAAGPYPFPVMVRNFHKIIGEEARAQILEQTGRLPDAVAACVGGGSNAIGIFHGFIDDPDVRLVGLEPGGEGLDGTRHGATLTKGTPGNLHGAVSYLLQDEDGQTVESHSISAGLDYPGVGPEHSWLKDSGRAEYRPVTDAEAMDAFALLSRTEGIIPAIESAHALAGAIQLGQELGRDGLIVVNLSGRGDKDMDTAAKYFGLVDES from the coding sequence ATGAGCGAGCACGAGCAGCACGGCGCGCACGACCCCGACGAGCGTGGGTACTGGGGCCCCTACGGCGGCCGGTTCATGCCGGAGGCCCTGGTCGGCGTCGTCGACGAGGTGTCCGCCGAGTACGACAAGGCGCGCCTGGACCCGGACTTCGAGGCCGAGTTCAAGCGCCTGCTGCGCGACTACGCCGGCCGTCCGTCGCTGCTCACCGAGGCGGAGCGCTTCGCCGAGCACGCGGGCGGCGCGCGGATCTTCCTCAAGCGCGAGGACCTCAACCACACCGGGTCCCACAAGATCAACAACGTGCTGGGCCAGGCGCTGCTCACCAAGCGGATGGGCAAGAAGCGGGTCATCGCCGAAACCGGCGCGGGCCAGCACGGCGTCGCCACCGCCACCGCATGCGCCCTGATGGGCCTCGAATGCGTGGTGTACATGGGCGAGGTCGACACCGAGCGGCAGGCGCTGAACGTGGCCCGGATGCGGCTGCTCGGCGCTCAGGTCGTTCCCGTCAAGTCCGGTTCGCGCACGCTCAAGGACGCGATCAACGAGACGCTGCGCGACTGGGTCACCAACTCCGGCACCACGCACTACATTTTCGGCACCGCCGCGGGCCCGTACCCGTTCCCGGTGATGGTGCGCAACTTCCACAAGATCATCGGCGAGGAGGCGCGCGCGCAGATCCTCGAACAGACCGGGCGGCTGCCGGACGCGGTCGCGGCCTGTGTCGGCGGCGGGTCCAACGCGATCGGCATCTTCCACGGCTTCATCGACGATCCGGACGTGCGCCTGGTCGGCCTGGAGCCCGGCGGCGAGGGCCTCGACGGCACCCGTCACGGCGCGACCCTGACCAAGGGCACCCCGGGCAACCTGCACGGCGCGGTGTCCTACCTGCTGCAGGACGAGGACGGCCAGACCGTCGAGTCGCACTCGATCTCCGCCGGCCTGGACTACCCGGGCGTCGGCCCCGAGCACTCCTGGCTCAAGGACAGCGGCCGCGCCGAGTACCGACCGGTCACCGACGCCGAGGCGATGGACGCGTTCGCGCTGCTGTCCCGCACGGAGGGCATCATCCCGGCGATCGAGTCGGCGCACGCGCTGGCCGGGGCGATCCAGCTCGGCCAGGAGCTGGGCCGCGACGGGCTCATCGTGGTCAACCTGTCGGGCCGCGGCGACAAGGACATGGACACCGCCGCGAAGTACTTCGGATTGGTGGACGAGTCGTGA
- the trpA gene encoding tryptophan synthase subunit alpha — MSLSELFAGTKSEGRAALVGYLPAGYPTVPGSKDLFAAMLDAGADLVEVGVPYSDPVMDGPTIQLAADAALKNGFRLRDTFEVVESVAARGGRAVVMTYWNPVRRYGVEAFARDLAAAGGLGMITPDLVPDEAAEWTTASEKHGLDRIFLVAPSSSEERIDLTARACSGFVYAAAVMGVTGARDQVSSDASELVRRTRAHTDLPVGVGLGVRSREQAAEIGGFADAVIVGSALVSAAAGGTGPVHALTGELAEGVRQTVATA, encoded by the coding sequence GTGAGCCTGTCGGAGCTGTTCGCCGGGACGAAGAGCGAGGGCCGGGCGGCGCTGGTCGGCTACCTGCCCGCGGGCTACCCGACCGTGCCGGGCTCGAAGGACCTGTTCGCCGCCATGCTGGACGCCGGCGCGGACCTCGTCGAGGTGGGCGTTCCCTACTCCGATCCGGTGATGGACGGCCCGACTATCCAGCTCGCCGCGGACGCCGCGCTGAAGAACGGTTTCCGGCTGCGCGACACCTTCGAGGTCGTGGAGTCGGTGGCGGCCCGCGGTGGCCGCGCGGTCGTGATGACGTACTGGAACCCGGTGCGCAGGTACGGGGTCGAGGCGTTCGCGCGCGATCTGGCCGCTGCCGGTGGCCTGGGCATGATCACGCCGGATCTGGTGCCGGACGAGGCGGCCGAATGGACGACCGCATCCGAGAAGCACGGTCTGGACCGGATCTTCCTGGTGGCGCCGTCGTCGTCGGAGGAGCGGATCGATCTGACGGCGCGGGCGTGTTCTGGGTTCGTCTACGCCGCCGCGGTCATGGGTGTCACGGGTGCCCGTGACCAGGTGAGCAGCGATGCTTCCGAGCTGGTGCGCCGCACTCGGGCCCACACCGATCTGCCGGTGGGCGTCGGGCTGGGGGTGCGCTCGCGCGAGCAGGCGGCCGAGATCGGCGGGTTCGCGGACGCCGTGATCGTGGGGTCGGCGCTGGTGTCGGCCGCGGCGGGCGGAACCGGACCGGTGCACGCGCTGACCGGCGAGCTGGCCGAGGGCGTCCGCCAGACGGTCGCCACGGCCTGA